The following is a genomic window from Theobroma cacao cultivar B97-61/B2 chromosome 10, Criollo_cocoa_genome_V2, whole genome shotgun sequence.
TGCTGAGGTAAGTGGGAGGCCCAAAAGATTAGGCAACGAAGAGAATCCAAGGAAACAATCCAGGAAAATGAAAGCTGGAGCCTTAAACACTAGTGGGAGTGTAGATAAGATGTTTGGGATTGTGTATActagaaaaaggaagagaaatgGGGTTCAAAATGGACATCTTTCAGGGAATTCGGAGCAGGGAAATTATGGGAAAAAGATTTCCAGAAGGCAGGCCATTGAGAATAGGAACACCAACGAGGATGTTGAAGAGCctaaaatgttttcttttgttgtggaAAATGGGGATTGTAATGGCtgtttttccaattttttgattttggttTTGGGTTATGTGAAAAGGGCAGAAGTAAGGTTGTCTGAGCTTGCTGCCTTTTTGATGTCTCAGCCAATATCTAGTGTTTACTCTTCAAATGGTGTTAATTTCTTCTGGGTAAGtaccttttttccttttgccaTGCAAAAAACTGGCactttttttcccttaattaTAAGTGGtaatagtatatatattttgaaggAGAATTAATTAGTTATGTGGAAAACGAAgttaactttctttttttattaccTAGTATGTTAAAAATGCCCCCTTTAGTACTGTTATGAGCATTTTATTTATGGGGTTCTTTTATACAATTTCTTTCAGGGACCTCGAAATAGAACTGGAATATGCAAGTTTTTTGGGGCCAAAGACTCTATTCCGTTGTTTTCTTTGGATTTTTCTGCAGTTCCCCGTTATTTTCTGTATATGCATTATAGTAAGGTTCTTAGATTGAAGCGTATACAAATAGTTCCTGTAAATAGTGATGAAATAGTGAGCGACAGTGAAGAAGATGAACCATGTGTAACTTCCGTTGTAGATGTTTGCAAGAGTACGAGTGGAAATGCTGCAGTTGAGATTGATAATCTTGGGAGCAAAGTTGTTTTGCATCCATCTGTTAGAGCTTCCAAACTAACAGGTCGAAATGCTCAATGTAGAAATGGTCTGAGTTCTCGCAGTATTCAGAAGAGGAGGAGTTCGCTGAGGAGAAGGAGAGCTAGAAATCCTTCTATTGTTGGTATACACAAGGCTAATGGTGCTCTAATGTCTGATTTGATCAGTAGTAGGAGAAATGgcattccattttcttctgTAGTTTCTAAAAACAAGCTTAGGAGTTCAGTACGCAATAGTTCTGTGGCAAACGTAAGTGATGTGGGCTCTTCCATATCGGATTTAATGCAAAATGTAGACTCATCACAGTGCTCTGCCAACATATTGGTCATTGAAGCTGACAGATGTTACAGGGAAGAAGGAGCAATTGTCACTTTAGAGCTCTCTGCATCACGAGAATGGCTTCTTGTAGTAAAAAAAGGTAGTTCAACTAAGTTTGCATGCAAGGCAGATAAATTTATGAGGCCTAGTTCTTGCAACCGTTTCACTCATGCTATAATTTGGACTGGGGATGATAATTGGAAGCTTGAGTTTCCAAATCGGCAGGACTGGATTATTTTCAAGGATCTTTACAAGGAATGTTCTGAGCGCAATGTGCCTGCTTCAACTGTTAAGGCCATCCCTGTGCCTGGGGTTCATGAAGTTCCAGGGTATGAGGATAGACGCAGTGTGCCGTTTTGCAGACCAGATTTCTATATCTCTTTAGATGGTGATGAGGTATCTAGAGCCTTGACAAAGAGGACGGCAAATTATGACATGGACTCAGAAGATGAGGAATGGTTAAAGAAGTTCAATAATGAGTTTTTTTCTGGAAATGGTCATTGTGAGCATCTTTCAGAGGATTGTTTTGAGCTAATGGTTGATGCTTTTGAGAAGGCCTATTTCTGTAGTCCAGATGATTACTCTAATGAGAATGCTGCTGCTCATCTCTGTCTTGATCTGGGTACTAGAGGACTGGTTGAAGCTGTTCATACTTACTGGTTGAGAAAAAGGAAGCAGAGACGATCAGCACTGCTTAGGGTTTTCCAGGTAAAAGTAGTATTATGtcttaaatttatcatttcatCTTTGCAATATTTCCTTTCTGTTTTTCTGGTGTATGATTGCCTTGTAGGAGTTCTTCACACTTTATGGAATTGGATGTTGCTGCAAAATTTCTTTATGGAAATACGTCTCATTGTAGATTCATTTGGGAAATTAGCACTCACTTAGTTGTATTATAATATCATTGTACGCCacttttttttgataaataaagaaatttctAGCTCTTGTTCCAAGTGCACTTGTTCCTCACAATTTCCAGTGAAGTTTAGACATGGAAGGATATTCGCCTTCAGAAGGGTTTTCCCCCTTACATTGTTTGATTCCTCCATATTTTGTCAAGCAATGAGTTCATGAAATTGTATTTCCAAGGTCAAAAGTGATCTTTTGCTATAGCAGTTGCATTGATTGCTTGCAGTAAATTACACATCCAAAGTGATTTAATACTAGATTCGAGTTAAGAcacattcatatatatatatatttatatatatataaaatttgcaGCAAAATTAACAGGGTGTGAAGGAAATTTCATAACTATTTTTTCCTCAATTGAAGTTTAATTAATCTGAGGCCTACAATTTTGAATCAACCTTCTTGCATGTTGGATGAATACAAGGCACCCAAGTGTACTTGCCTTTAACTTTCTTTTATGGTCTGTTCATCAGATTAGTTCTTTGAGAATTTGGAACTTTTCTTCTATCATGTGATTATGTTTACACTGCGCCATAGGTGCCATGATATTGAAAAATCAAACATTGTGATCATGTTATATACCTTTGTCATCCAAGGAATGTATTGAATTCCAAATATTTACACTGCCGTATTGAAGTCCTTGCTCTGCCTTCTGGTGTTTTTGTGCACAACTAGACCAATCCAAGCAACTGCTAACATGGAATATACTTGACTCTTGTAGATATCTGACCAAAATTAATGTTCCATTCTAACAGGGTCATCAGGTCAAGAAAGCTCCTCTAGTTCCAAAGCCTTTTCTACGTAAAAGGAGGTCATTTAAACGTCAGGCCAGCCATGGAAGAGGCAAGCAACCATATTTGTTGCAAGGTATGTTAAATTTTCTGATAATAGTAGCCATGCTAaatttttgaggttttgaGTCTGATTTTGATGTATGATTATGTTTCTGCATGCCTGTGATGATGTCTATGTGATAAATTACACGTTTCTATTAGGTAATGGGTCAGGCAGTGGCATTAATACATAGATTTGTTTATTCATGAGAATTGCTGTTGTGCTAATAAATTTGATGGATGTATGTTCCCTCTTTAGCTTTGTTTGTGGTAGGACCTAGTTTCGGTTTGTTTCCTATTTCAACACTTCCTATTTTGTCTATTTGTATGTGTTCATGTTTCTTTTGTATTGTTTTCTGTAGGACCTCGTTTCAGATACAATGCTGAAACTTCTATAATTTGTAATTGTGCAGCATTGGCAGCTGAACGAGATTCCATGGCTGAACAGAACGCCATGCTTAAACTTGAAGAAGCTAGAGTCTCAGCAAGCAGATCTGTTGAGTTGGCTGTCCTCAAACGCCAACGCACACAGTTACTAATGGAAAATGCGGATTTGGCAACTTACAAAGCCATGATGGCACTTAGAATTGCTGAAGCTGCTCGATTTACTGAATCTTCAGATGTTGCCGTTGCTCatttttttgatttatgaGATATTGGTACTCGTAGCTTAAGTGGGATGTTTGCCGGAATCTGGGTTATTTATTTCCTGGGAAATCACAAGCTGCATAGCTGTTTTTGAAGCCCAGGGACAGGGAAGACGACTTTGGAAAAGGGTACTGTAATATTGTATAGCTTTAAATAGAATGTACATTCTGTATTGTTGTAACatcacaccaaaattttttgCCAGGTAATTTGGTAGAGAAATCTGAAAGGAAGAATTACAGGAAATTTTGAGTCTTTGATCAAgatattaaaatgttttatctGCTACCACACCTTTGATGCATTGTGCATTTGTGTGTAGGGATGTTAATGTTTTGATATAAGAGTATTCATGGCATGGGTAGGGTGCGGGTATTTTATATTCGGTTATTAGGTAGATTTGAgtaatgattttaatatatGATTTGGATTAGGTTTTGGTAACacttttatgttattttaaactcaaatcaaattggattatacatatacatacatatgtaTAACATTAATccaatgtttcaaaaattttgtaatttgtaagatacaaatatttttccttttattttaaacacAACTTTTAGCCATTTTAATCAAttcttaaaactttataaatataaaattaattttttatatgattattaattattgaaattatttGAGTTATATAATTTTGGGTATTTAACGAATTTGAGTAacgaatttaatttttcttataagCATTTTTAATTAGTATGCAAACATAGTTCACTAACTTCTGCACTAataatgtttttaaataaCATGCGATTAAACATGATCATTGTGGCCCCCAAAGTCAAAAGATATGAAATATTGAAAATGCCCTTCACTTATCACAGTTTGTTGAGGTTACTCGAAGTCAAAGTGTGACGTATAATACTTCATGGAATTGGGTCTGCTTGACACCTGTAAAAGCTCAGCATGAGTTTGCATCTCGATCGTCCATCTAAATTCATtcgaattaaatttatatttttgatttatataataatatctcaatttaaaatattttgtttaggCCTCGATTTAAGCTTGTGAGTCACTTGTGTGTGATGATTCTGAagatgttttttatttttaattaatattattatttttatctctatttccactttttaaattttttttaatcttgtGGTATGATGCCAGCCACGTTAGGAGCCAATTAATAAGTTTTGCTTGATTCACGCTTTGGTTTGACTTTGGATTATTGCTTTTATTGTTAAATTCAGTTGAAGTTATCCCACTCCCACGTCAAAAGCCTGTACGTGGTACAGAAGATGGCAACTTCtttcttaatataaaaataatacattgtcaattataatatttatttaaaataaaatattaaaatattttttatattattctatgaataaaatattatgtctaTTTTAGGCTTAAGTCTTCAAAGGTGTTGGCTCCATTGGACCTCGGTCTAGCTCATGGACAACTCTTTTATCAGCATCTTTGGTTAGCAAAAGAATTGGTGGCaaattatattgttaattaaattgaattttttatatattatttaacaaatttaaattgatcttACAAATTAAAGTTGTcgactttttttctttggatgtTTTTTTTGTGGTCATGACCTGATTTCATATATTGCAATTTAGGTTGGGTTAGCACATTgctatttatttacttattgtACCCACCAATCATCACTTACAAACCCTTAAAAGCAACAAGCTTGTCACAAGTATAAAGCCACGAAACTTAATGAAATTCAATGAGTAAATTCCATCAAGAgtctcaaaattttatcataatttaatttaaatctattagatttgaaaataaacatCTTGTCCCAAAATCACAAACGACCTTCGCAGAGTTGGTTCAATTACTAAACTACCATGAACTAAAACATAAAAGCTCGTTTCTTGCAATAGAGTCTTTGAGGTCAGCCTAATTTGGTGTGTTAATCTCAcactctttcttcttcatatATAACCAAACCCTCGGTGCATCTTCCAATGAACAAGGATTGTTTTTAGTTTCTGGCTTTCTTAAATCAGTTTAAGCAACGTCAGTCAAGACGTATTGTAGGAAAGTTATCACCTTTGTTACATTAGCAACTGTAATGGTTTGGTGGTTGGTAGTTCATCGGAAGGGAAAAGCCTGAGAAAAGTAGAAAAGCTTTGAAGATGTCATTTTGCATTAGAAATCAAACAACCGTTTCATTTGCATTGGTAAGTGAAATTctaataaaatgtaatttggatttttttaaaCCCTACTtgcaagattttttttttctgactTTGCAAAGAGAACCATTTCATTGCAAAAGAATTTACATGCTTTtataacaagaaaattttgttgaaacaGCAGTTGATGGCGAGTTTAAAGTTATATGACTTGGTGGTCCACTTTTAACTCGAATCGAAAAGTTATCGAAAATGTTGATCTTGATAAGTACTCCTTCAAGTTAACAAACGTTGCAACTACTATAGATGATTCCAATACTAGCATGGAAATGACAATAGCAATTCAAGGGCGGTATCCAAACTCGAAAGAATTCTTAGagttgaaaaatgatgttGAAGTACTTCACTTGTTCCAAACGTGTGAAGGTTCAAAGAAAATCCAGCTACAATTCCTCTTGAAACAATGTTCAAGTCTTCCTCAAAAGGCAGTTATTCTTCAACACAAGCTTATGAAATTGGTTTTGTTAATGATACTATTAATAAGTTAGACTCTTTGCAAGATGGTGGGAATGGTAGTGTGAGAGGAAATGAAAAAATGGACTATAGCAAGTCAAATGTAGATGTATGTGTTGGTAGTTCATACATTGTTAGAGTTGATTATGACAATCTAATGGCTAAAAGTTTATATTGCAATCGATTTGAAATGGGCTGTGCTGAGAACGAACAATATGATTTTACTAGTGATGATGTTAACTAGATGGTTGAGAGTTAcgatcaatttttttttttttataattgagggAAAGAGATTCAAACCCTGCTCTTTACAGAGGGGATTATACACCAATTAATCAACCAAATACTTGGATGTAAAGTTATGATGAACATAGTGAATTAGCTAGTATTGACAATCTTGAGGGTGAGGATATAATGGTGCTTGATCATAATGATGAATGTCATCTTGAAAGTGATATTGAAAGGAATTATGGAAGTTCTAGTATAGATAGGGAAGGGTATGACTATTAATATGACTTCGATCAGAATACTTGATGAACTTGATGAGTTTGGaaaagtaagatttgaggACTTGGTGTTTAACAATGTGGATCACTTTGGGAAAGTCCTTTTCactatgtaaataaaaaaagggtaGAGATAATTAGGGTTAAAAATGATAAGATTAGGCTTGCAACATATATAAGGGAAATGGTTGCAATTAAAAATCCATGCATCTGTTATTATTGATGGAAAAACATTTAAGATTAAGATATATGACGGTGAGCTCACTTGCATACAAGTCAACAATAACTATGTTGTTGCATCTAGTACTTGGTAGCAAAAACTTGGCTCTAAGTTGCATGTTGAGTTAGATAAGTCAGTCATATTACATTATGCAAcgaaaatttaaaacttcTCCCTTAAGCAAAATAAAACTTTGGATTTATCATGGATTAGTCTTAATTAGAGGATAAAGGCAACCATGTCCTAAATCCTTAGAGTCGAAATTACAAGGTTTCGACATAGTTTAATCCTCTTGCACCAAGCTGGGTTGTAACAAACCATAAGCTATCTAAGTGTATGacctctaatggtgatccacatGAATGACAACTATGAATAGCTCTAATGGAGAGTAGGGTTGCTTTTACTTGTAAAGCTTAATGCTAGCTAGGGAAATGGCAATAAGTactttttttaaccaaaagaaaccaaaacaCAATCAAGAACTCCAAAGTTCATTAGTCAGTGG
Proteins encoded in this region:
- the LOC18586695 gene encoding uncharacterized protein LOC18586695 isoform X1, whose product is MPSVGMRRTTRVFRMVKSSEVARVLRSGRRLWPDSGEAKPKRLANEGDENYNLMKKAPKSEVNGVAAEVSGRPKRLGNEENPRKQSRKMKAGALNTSGSVDKMFGIVYTRKRKRNGVQNGHLSGNSEQGNYGKKISRRQAIENRNTNEDVEEPKMFSFVVENGDCNGCFSNFLILVLGYVKRAEVRLSELAAFLMSQPISSVYSSNGVNFFWGPRNRTGICKFFGAKDSIPLFSLDFSAVPRYFLYMHYSKVLRLKRIQIVPVNSDEIVSDSEEDEPCVTSVVDVCKSTSGNAAVEIDNLGSKVVLHPSVRASKLTGRNAQCRNGLSSRSIQKRRSSLRRRRARNPSIVGIHKANGALMSDLISSRRNGIPFSSVVSKNKLRSSVRNSSVANVSDVGSSISDLMQNVDSSQCSANILVIEADRCYREEGAIVTLELSASREWLLVVKKGSSTKFACKADKFMRPSSCNRFTHAIIWTGDDNWKLEFPNRQDWIIFKDLYKECSERNVPASTVKAIPVPGVHEVPGYEDRRSVPFCRPDFYISLDGDEVSRALTKRTANYDMDSEDEEWLKKFNNEFFSGNGHCEHLSEDCFELMVDAFEKAYFCSPDDYSNENAAAHLCLDLGTRGLVEAVHTYWLRKRKQRRSALLRVFQGHQVKKAPLVPKPFLRKRRSFKRQASHGRGKQPYLLQGPRFRYNAETSIICNCAALAAERDSMAEQNAMLKLEEARVSASRSVELAVLKRQRTQLLMENADLATYKAMMALRIAEAARFTESSDVAVAHFFDL
- the LOC18586695 gene encoding uncharacterized protein LOC18586695 isoform X2 produces the protein MPSVGMRRTTRVFRMVKSSEVARVLRSGRRLWPDSGEAKPKRLANEGDENYNLMKKAPKSEVNGVAAEVSGRPKRLGNEENPRKQSRKMKAGALNTSGSVDKMFGIVYTRKRKRNGVQNGHLSGNSEQGNYGKKISRRQAIENRNTNEDVEEPKMFSFVVENGDCNGCFSNFLILVLGYVKRAEVRLSELAAFLMSQPISSVYSSNGVNFFWGPRNRTGICKFFGAKDSIPLFSLDFSAVPRYFLYMHYSKVLRLKRIQIVPVNSDEIVSDSEEDEPCVTSVVDVCKSTSGNAAVEIDNLGSKVVLHPSVRASKLTGRNAQCRNGLSSRSIQKRRSSLRRRRARNPSIVGIHKANGALMSDLISSRRNGIPFSSVVSKNKLRSSVRNSSVANVSDVGSSISDLMQNVDSSQCSANILVIEADRCYREEGAIVTLELSASREWLLVVKKGSSTKFACKADKFMRPSSCNRFTHAIIWTGDDNWKLEFPNRQDWIIFKDLYKECSERNVPASTVKAIPVPGVHEVPGYEDRRSVPFCRPDFYISLDGDEVSRALTKRTANYDMDSEDEEWLKKFNNEFFSGNGHCEHLSEDCFELMVDAFEKAYFCSPDDYSNENAAAHLCLDLGTRGLVEAVHTYWLRKRKQRRSALLRVFQGHQVKKAPLVPKPFLRKRRSFKRQASHGRGKQPYLLQALAAERDSMAEQNAMLKLEEARVSASRSVELAVLKRQRTQLLMENADLATYKAMMALRIAEAARFTESSDVAVAHFFDL